In Candidatus Mycalebacterium zealandia, one DNA window encodes the following:
- a CDS encoding DUF86 domain-containing protein — protein MLIQVSGSAEKIIGWFQDIKSAEDFSSPEGQKTLDAICMNLIAMGESIKKIDEKMDGSTLSDHGEVPWTDMIRTRDFFAHHYFRIEKEEVFDICENDIPKLRETLKKMLKDLG, from the coding sequence ATGCTGATACAGGTTTCCGGCTCTGCGGAAAAAATCATAGGCTGGTTTCAAGACATAAAAAGTGCTGAGGATTTTTCGTCCCCTGAAGGGCAAAAAACTTTGGACGCAATCTGTATGAACCTTATTGCTATGGGTGAGTCAATCAAAAAAATTGACGAAAAAATGGATGGCAGCACCCTTTCCGACCACGGAGAAGTGCCTTGGACGGACATGATAAGAACAAGGGATTTCTTCGCCCATCACTATTTCAGAATAGAAAAAGAAGAAGTTTTTGACATCTGTGAGAATGATATTCCGAAACTACGCGAAACCTTGAAGAAGATGCTGAAAGATCTTGGGTGA
- a CDS encoding tetratricopeptide repeat protein produces the protein MKMSEDFESTFKKGNSCAGSEDWNGAVENYNKAIEGKPDHPDARYNLGVALSMQGKLRDAIDSYSKAVEIKPDYAQAFYNRGSLLVDIGDHSPAIDDFNKVVEMMPDFAGTYVSRGTAYGRLGKYKLAIADYDKAIEIDPKNGEAFYNRATTYHNLLRDYENALKDYDKAVEINPNDFESLYSRGHVYDSMGNNKKAAEDFSKAFEINPEFTKALFARATEYQKLGKFAEAKADFEAVITKEPDTELSRTAKEVLKANEQRMSS, from the coding sequence ATGAAAATGTCTGAAGATTTTGAAAGTACGTTCAAAAAAGGAAATTCGTGCGCCGGTTCCGAAGACTGGAACGGAGCGGTTGAGAATTACAACAAAGCGATTGAAGGAAAGCCCGACCATCCGGACGCGCGCTACAACCTCGGGGTCGCGCTGTCAATGCAGGGCAAACTGCGAGACGCGATTGACTCTTACTCAAAGGCGGTTGAAATTAAGCCGGACTACGCGCAGGCGTTTTACAATCGCGGTTCTCTGCTTGTTGACATCGGAGACCACAGCCCCGCGATAGACGATTTCAACAAAGTTGTAGAGATGATGCCGGATTTCGCGGGAACTTATGTAAGCAGGGGAACGGCTTACGGGCGGCTTGGAAAATACAAACTTGCCATAGCCGATTACGACAAGGCGATTGAAATTGATCCGAAAAACGGCGAAGCGTTTTACAACCGCGCCACCACATACCACAACTTGCTTAGGGATTATGAAAACGCGCTGAAAGATTACGACAAAGCGGTTGAAATCAACCCGAATGACTTTGAAAGCCTTTACAGCAGAGGACACGTCTATGACAGCATGGGCAACAACAAAAAGGCGGCGGAAGATTTCAGCAAAGCGTTTGAGATAAATCCCGAATTCACAAAAGCTCTTTTCGCGCGGGCGACCGAATATCAAAAACTCGGAAAGTTCGCCGAAGCGAAAGCGGATTTTGAAGCGGTAATAACAAAAGAGCCGGACACCGAACTCTCAAGAACCGCAAAAGAGGTTCTCAAAGCAAACGAGCAACGGATGTCGTCATAA
- the lipB gene encoding lipoyl(octanoyl) transferase LipB, whose protein sequence is MQKLKLQKPGIVDYPGAVEIQKQILEKRIADKTGDTLILLQHPPTITTGRRGNLSNLMASPEFLEKKGVYVDASAGRGGDITFHGPGQIVGYPIIGIKGRKGGVPGYVRSLEEVIIRALGDFDISARRVEKLTGVWVKRSKIASIGVGVRRWVTWHGFALNVNTDLSWFDTIVPCGIPQVKMTSIKDWTKTPDDIDTELVCDSLVKHFADVFGYEGF, encoded by the coding sequence TTGCAAAAACTAAAGCTTCAGAAACCCGGCATTGTTGACTACCCCGGCGCGGTTGAAATCCAGAAGCAAATTCTTGAAAAACGCATAGCCGACAAAACCGGCGACACTTTAATTCTTCTCCAGCATCCGCCGACAATCACAACGGGCAGGCGCGGAAATCTTTCAAACCTTATGGCAAGCCCGGAATTTCTTGAAAAAAAAGGCGTTTATGTTGATGCGAGCGCGGGCAGAGGCGGAGACATAACTTTTCACGGTCCGGGGCAGATTGTGGGCTATCCGATTATCGGTATCAAGGGGCGCAAAGGCGGCGTTCCGGGTTATGTGCGCTCGCTTGAAGAGGTGATTATCCGCGCTCTCGGTGATTTTGACATTTCCGCCCGCCGTGTTGAAAAACTCACGGGCGTGTGGGTCAAGCGCAGTAAAATTGCCTCAATCGGCGTTGGCGTGCGCAGGTGGGTAACATGGCACGGCTTCGCGCTTAATGTGAATACAGACCTTTCGTGGTTTGACACAATTGTTCCCTGCGGAATTCCGCAAGTGAAAATGACCTCAATAAAAGATTGGACGAAAACCCCCGATGATATTGACACGGAATTGGTCTGCGATTCGCTTGTGAAGCATTTCGCGGATGTGTTTGGTTATGAGGGGTTTTGA
- the lpdA gene encoding dihydrolipoyl dehydrogenase, whose translation MSSTKYDLVIIGSGPGGYVSAIRAAQLGMKTAVIERDNPGGVCLNWGCIPSKAIIKCAEVYNYFQNAGDYGISHKGLSFDYSKVIDKSRGASSALNKGVEFLLKKNKIDLIKGSAKLLRPGAVGIVGDEDSEIRSQKIMLATGSVPRTIPGMEIDGKIVMTSDEAIMNRSVPKNIVIIGGGYIGVEFAYVYNSFGSKVTIVEMAPNIIPGADEDVSKELEKNFKKSGMEVLTSTAYKSIKKTKSGAKVTVEDTASKEEKVLSAEIVLVAIGRKAVANSAPTSFSFYGSGDPLGLDELGIELDEQGFIKTDENYATTCSGVYAIGDVNGPPLLAHKASDEGVVAVERMNGLDTRVHYNNIPGCVYCQPEVATVGLTEKQAKDDGYNLSIGTFPFKAVGKAVAVGETEGFVKIISNKDNGEILGAHIIGHGATELIAELGTAKTLESTPYEIATTSHAHPTLSEAVMEAALSAMGRQRNF comes from the coding sequence ATGAGTTCCACTAAATACGATCTTGTCATTATCGGTTCGGGTCCCGGTGGTTATGTTTCGGCAATCAGAGCCGCGCAGTTGGGAATGAAAACCGCCGTTATTGAGCGCGATAACCCCGGCGGCGTTTGTCTGAACTGGGGTTGTATTCCGTCAAAAGCCATAATTAAATGCGCCGAGGTTTACAACTATTTCCAAAACGCCGGAGACTACGGAATTTCCCACAAAGGGCTTTCATTTGACTACTCAAAAGTCATAGACAAAAGCAGAGGCGCGTCATCGGCTCTAAACAAAGGCGTGGAGTTCCTTTTGAAGAAAAACAAGATTGATTTGATAAAGGGCTCGGCAAAACTGCTTCGTCCGGGTGCGGTCGGAATTGTCGGCGATGAGGACAGCGAAATCCGGAGCCAGAAAATCATGCTCGCGACGGGTTCGGTTCCGCGCACAATTCCGGGAATGGAAATAGACGGCAAAATCGTTATGACAAGCGACGAAGCGATAATGAACCGCAGTGTTCCGAAGAACATCGTCATTATCGGCGGCGGATACATCGGCGTTGAGTTTGCTTATGTCTATAACTCTTTCGGCAGCAAGGTTACGATTGTTGAAATGGCTCCGAACATCATTCCGGGAGCCGATGAGGATGTTTCAAAGGAACTTGAAAAGAATTTCAAAAAAAGCGGAATGGAGGTTTTGACTTCCACCGCGTATAAGTCAATTAAAAAGACGAAATCGGGTGCGAAAGTAACGGTTGAGGACACCGCTTCAAAAGAGGAAAAAGTTTTGAGCGCGGAAATCGTGCTTGTCGCCATCGGCAGAAAAGCGGTCGCCAATTCAGCGCCGACAAGTTTCAGTTTTTACGGTTCGGGAGACCCGCTCGGTCTTGATGAACTCGGAATAGAACTTGATGAGCAGGGATTTATAAAAACCGATGAAAACTACGCAACAACCTGTTCGGGCGTTTACGCGATTGGCGATGTTAACGGGCCTCCCCTTCTCGCTCACAAGGCGTCTGATGAGGGAGTTGTTGCCGTTGAGCGCATGAACGGGCTGGACACGCGCGTTCATTACAACAACATTCCGGGCTGTGTTTACTGCCAGCCGGAAGTGGCAACAGTCGGGCTTACCGAGAAACAGGCAAAAGATGACGGCTACAACCTTTCCATTGGAACTTTCCCCTTCAAAGCGGTCGGCAAAGCGGTCGCGGTTGGCGAAACTGAGGGGTTTGTGAAAATTATTTCAAACAAGGACAACGGCGAAATTCTCGGCGCGCACATAATCGGGCACGGGGCAACCGAACTCATTGCCGAACTCGGCACGGCGAAAACGCTTGAATCCACGCCTTATGAAATCGCGACAACCTCGCACGCGCACCCCACCCTTTCCGAAGCCGTTATGGAAGCCGCTCTTTCGGCAATGGGCAGACAGAGAAACTTTTAA
- the metH gene encoding methionine synthase has translation MKKSKSSGRETENALKKLLEKRIVFLDGAMGTMIQRLGLEEKDFRGKIFKNASAETLKGNNDILVLTKPDAILNIHKAYLKAGCDIIETNTFNATSISQADYGLQDHVFEINKKAAEIAVRAVKEAGGRTRRFVAGALGPTNKTASMSPKVEDPSYRAATFDDLKAAYIEQAEGLVEGGADILIAETSFDTLNLKAAIYAIEEMFERRGLTMPVMLSMTITDMSGRTLSGQTVEAFWNSVKHSNPISVGINCALGASEMRPYMEDLARTADCFVSCYPNAGLPDPMSETGYNEKPEDTSELLTEFARSSLVNIVGGCCGTTPEHIAEIVKSLKKIPPRKPAKIQPATRLSGLEPLTIKSSKGARNSDGNLIIVGERTNITGSPVFSRLIKEDKFEDALQVARQQVENGANLIDVNFDEAMLDGEKCMTRFLNLVSSEPSIARVPIMVDSSRWGVIEAGLKCVQGKCIVNSISLKEGEKVFLEQARTIKRYGAAAVVMAFDEKGQAATCKDKVRICRRAYKLLVEKAGIAPEDIIFDPNVLAIATGIEEHNAYALEFIESIKEIKKHCPGALISGGISNLSFSFRGNKRVREAMHSVFLHHAVKNGLDMAIVNAGMLAVYEDIEKNLLEKVENAVLNKNPHAAEDLLEIAKEFQSGKKSADEKDSNLWRKEKIEERIKHSLVHGIVDFVEADTEEALKKYKKPLKVIEGPLMGGMKIVGKLFGEGKMFLPQVVKSARVMKKAVSFLTPLMEKEKGGKLADRKFVIATVKGDVHDIGKNIVSVVLSCNNYEVIDLGVMVSCEKILNTAKKENADAIGMSGLITPSLDEMIYNAAEMERRGLNIPLLVGGATTSKTHTAVKISPAYSGMVEHVKDASLVVGVCEQILNPKKSAQYAKTLESEQEKQRQRHLAGSGALEYTDIETARSKKFKADWKKHSVTKPEKTGVIPFKNISTADAAEFIDWSPFFWTWELKGSFPSILKHPKWGKQATELYNDARAVLDEIIKTGAFNPRAVIGFWPANGNGDDVKIYSPNSKGGQAIATAHFLRQQTLRKNAKEEIYYCNSDFILPEESGKRDYIGAFVVTAGDKTDKYAETFRRAGDDYTSIIVKALADRIAESLAEMMHKKAREIWGYGKSEKFSKEELIKEKYKGVRPAPGYPSCPDHTGKLTIWKLLDVEKHTGVSLTETLAMNPASSVSGFYFAHPQAKYFNVGKIREDQLKNYAKRKRVSLKEAKKWLTPNLA, from the coding sequence ATGAAAAAATCAAAATCGTCCGGGCGTGAAACTGAAAACGCCCTGAAAAAACTCCTTGAAAAAAGAATCGTGTTCCTTGATGGCGCCATGGGAACAATGATTCAGCGCCTTGGTCTTGAGGAAAAAGATTTCAGAGGAAAAATCTTTAAAAACGCTTCCGCCGAAACGCTGAAAGGAAACAACGATATTCTGGTTCTGACAAAACCGGACGCAATTCTGAACATACACAAGGCGTATCTCAAAGCGGGATGCGACATCATTGAGACAAACACATTCAACGCGACATCAATATCGCAGGCGGATTACGGGTTGCAAGACCACGTTTTTGAAATCAACAAAAAAGCGGCGGAAATCGCGGTGCGGGCGGTGAAGGAAGCCGGAGGGCGAACAAGGCGTTTTGTTGCCGGAGCGCTTGGCCCCACAAATAAAACGGCGTCAATGTCTCCGAAAGTTGAAGATCCCTCTTACAGAGCCGCGACTTTTGACGACCTCAAAGCCGCCTACATTGAGCAAGCCGAGGGGCTCGTCGAAGGCGGCGCGGACATTCTGATAGCCGAAACAAGTTTTGACACTCTCAACCTGAAAGCCGCCATTTACGCAATAGAGGAAATGTTTGAGAGAAGAGGGCTCACAATGCCCGTTATGCTGTCAATGACCATAACGGACATGTCGGGCAGAACGCTTTCCGGACAGACGGTTGAGGCGTTCTGGAACTCGGTCAAACACTCAAATCCCATCAGTGTGGGAATTAACTGCGCGCTCGGAGCATCAGAAATGAGGCCCTATATGGAAGACCTCGCGCGAACCGCGGACTGTTTTGTCAGTTGCTACCCCAACGCCGGACTGCCGGACCCCATGAGCGAAACCGGATATAACGAAAAACCCGAAGACACTTCGGAGCTGCTCACTGAATTCGCCCGCTCATCTCTTGTAAATATCGTGGGCGGATGTTGCGGAACAACCCCCGAACACATCGCGGAAATTGTGAAAAGCCTGAAGAAAATCCCGCCGAGAAAACCCGCAAAGATTCAACCGGCAACCCGCCTGAGCGGTCTTGAGCCGCTAACTATAAAATCGTCAAAAGGAGCGCGAAACAGCGATGGCAATCTGATAATTGTCGGCGAAAGAACAAACATTACGGGCTCTCCGGTGTTTTCGCGCCTGATTAAGGAAGACAAGTTTGAAGACGCTTTGCAGGTCGCGCGCCAACAGGTTGAAAACGGAGCAAACCTTATAGATGTCAATTTTGACGAAGCGATGCTGGACGGCGAAAAATGCATGACGCGTTTTCTCAATCTCGTTTCGTCCGAACCCTCAATAGCGCGCGTTCCGATAATGGTGGACAGCTCACGGTGGGGAGTGATTGAAGCGGGTCTCAAATGCGTTCAGGGCAAATGCATTGTTAACTCCATAAGTTTGAAAGAGGGCGAAAAAGTTTTTCTTGAGCAGGCGCGGACAATCAAACGCTACGGAGCCGCCGCCGTGGTTATGGCGTTTGACGAAAAAGGGCAGGCGGCAACATGCAAGGACAAAGTGAGGATATGCCGCAGGGCATACAAACTGCTTGTGGAAAAAGCCGGAATTGCTCCCGAAGACATAATCTTTGACCCCAACGTGCTCGCCATCGCGACAGGAATTGAAGAACACAACGCCTACGCGCTTGAGTTCATAGAATCCATAAAAGAAATCAAAAAACATTGCCCCGGCGCGCTTATAAGCGGAGGCATAAGCAACCTTTCATTCTCATTCAGGGGAAACAAAAGGGTGCGCGAAGCAATGCACAGTGTTTTTCTTCACCACGCGGTCAAAAACGGCTTGGACATGGCGATAGTTAACGCCGGAATGCTCGCGGTGTACGAAGACATTGAGAAAAATCTGCTTGAAAAAGTTGAAAATGCGGTTCTGAACAAAAATCCGCACGCCGCGGAAGATTTGCTTGAAATCGCCAAAGAGTTCCAGAGCGGCAAAAAATCCGCCGATGAAAAAGACTCAAATCTGTGGAGAAAAGAGAAGATTGAGGAGCGGATAAAACATTCGCTTGTGCACGGAATTGTTGACTTCGTTGAAGCGGACACGGAAGAAGCGCTCAAAAAATATAAAAAACCGCTGAAAGTTATAGAGGGTCCGCTGATGGGCGGAATGAAGATTGTCGGAAAACTTTTCGGGGAAGGGAAGATGTTTCTGCCTCAGGTGGTCAAAAGCGCCCGTGTGATGAAAAAAGCGGTCTCTTTTCTTACACCGCTCATGGAAAAGGAAAAAGGTGGAAAACTGGCGGACAGAAAATTCGTTATCGCCACGGTAAAAGGCGATGTTCACGACATCGGAAAAAACATAGTTTCCGTGGTGCTTTCGTGCAACAACTATGAGGTTATAGACCTTGGCGTGATGGTTTCGTGCGAGAAAATTCTCAACACCGCGAAAAAGGAAAACGCGGACGCGATAGGAATGAGCGGGCTAATAACGCCGTCCCTTGACGAGATGATATACAACGCGGCGGAGATGGAGCGGCGGGGCTTGAACATTCCGCTTCTTGTCGGCGGCGCGACCACAAGCAAAACGCACACGGCGGTAAAAATTTCCCCCGCGTATAGTGGAATGGTTGAGCACGTTAAAGACGCCTCGCTTGTTGTCGGCGTCTGCGAACAGATTTTGAACCCGAAAAAATCCGCACAATACGCGAAAACCCTTGAAAGCGAACAGGAAAAACAGCGGCAACGGCATTTAGCCGGATCGGGCGCGCTTGAATACACGGACATTGAAACGGCGCGGAGCAAAAAATTCAAAGCCGATTGGAAGAAACATTCCGTTACCAAGCCCGAAAAAACGGGCGTTATACCGTTTAAGAACATCAGCACGGCGGACGCCGCCGAATTTATTGATTGGTCTCCGTTTTTCTGGACGTGGGAACTGAAGGGCTCTTTCCCCTCAATTCTCAAACACCCGAAATGGGGCAAACAGGCGACCGAACTTTACAATGACGCGCGTGCGGTACTGGACGAAATTATAAAAACCGGCGCGTTCAATCCGCGCGCGGTAATCGGCTTCTGGCCCGCCAACGGCAACGGGGACGATGTAAAAATATATTCGCCGAACAGCAAAGGCGGGCAGGCAATCGCGACCGCGCATTTCCTGCGCCAGCAAACCTTGAGAAAAAACGCGAAAGAGGAAATCTATTACTGCAACTCCGATTTTATTCTTCCCGAAGAGTCCGGCAAACGGGACTACATCGGGGCATTTGTCGTAACAGCCGGAGACAAAACTGATAAATACGCGGAAACATTCAGACGCGCCGGAGATGACTACACTTCCATAATCGTAAAAGCGCTCGCCGACAGAATAGCCGAATCCCTCGCCGAGATGATGCACAAAAAAGCCCGTGAAATATGGGGTTACGGCAAAAGCGAGAAGTTTTCCAAAGAAGAACTGATAAAGGAAAAATACAAAGGCGTAAGGCCCGCGCCGGGATATCCTTCATGCCCTGACCATACGGGAAAACTCACAATCTGGAAACTTCTGGATGTGGAAAAACACACCGGAGTTTCGCTCACGGAAACCCTCGCGATGAATCCGGCAAGTTCGGTTTCGGGATTTTATTTCGCGCACCCGCAGGCAAAATATTTCAATGTCGGGAAAATACGGGAAGACCAGTTGAAAAACTATGCGAAGAGAAAGAGGGTATCATTGAAAGAGGCAAAAAAATGGCTCACGCCCAACTTGGCGTAA
- a CDS encoding EamA family transporter — METPMRITVMALAVAAVWGLSPIFEKLSLRDTSTTVVMTIRLLFISAVITVFTIATGKGAEIFQISGKTLLLIITAGLLGGIVGLFLFFSALRDGEASYVIPLAATAPLFSALYAWAILGERVTSMRLAGIFLIVVGAALVYWTKK, encoded by the coding sequence ATGGAAACGCCAATGAGAATAACAGTGATGGCGCTTGCGGTCGCGGCGGTATGGGGGCTCAGCCCGATTTTTGAGAAATTGAGCCTCAGAGACACATCCACAACCGTTGTTATGACGATACGGCTGCTGTTCATATCCGCCGTGATAACGGTTTTTACAATCGCGACCGGCAAAGGAGCGGAGATTTTTCAAATCAGCGGAAAAACGCTGTTGCTTATTATCACCGCCGGGCTTCTGGGAGGCATTGTCGGGCTTTTCCTTTTCTTCTCCGCGCTGAGAGACGGAGAAGCGTCTTATGTTATTCCGCTCGCGGCAACCGCTCCGCTTTTCTCCGCGCTTTACGCCTGGGCAATTCTCGGCGAAAGAGTTACATCAATGCGCCTCGCGGGAATTTTCCTCATTGTTGTCGGCGCCGCTCTTGTTTATTGGACGAAGAAGTAG
- a CDS encoding nucleotidyltransferase, whose protein sequence is MEETLQELKNWKAENANKYGILEMGVFGSVARGEATPESDVDVVIKLKQPNLYVMIRIERELGEYLKKPVDVVSRNVDNLYLKRRIERDMVVV, encoded by the coding sequence ATGGAAGAAACACTGCAAGAACTGAAGAACTGGAAAGCGGAAAACGCAAACAAATACGGCATTTTAGAAATGGGCGTTTTTGGTTCTGTTGCGAGAGGCGAAGCAACACCTGAAAGCGATGTTGATGTTGTAATTAAACTCAAACAGCCGAACCTTTATGTGATGATTCGCATAGAGAGAGAACTTGGGGAATATCTGAAGAAGCCGGTGGATGTCGTCAGCAGAAATGTGGACAATCTTTACCTGAAAAGACGAATAGAGAGGGATATGGTCGTTGTCTGA
- the aceE gene encoding pyruvate dehydrogenase (acetyl-transferring), homodimeric type, whose protein sequence is MPDKKAEEQIEDREWTDSFNEVVRSEGKDRASRLLGRLQTYAARNGVNIPYAANTPYINTIPPDRQPQFPGDREIERRIKNIIRWNAMAMVVRANRLEEGIGGHISTYASAATLLEVAFNHFLKAGDHGDMIYFQGHSSPGIYARAFLEGRISLEQMKNFRREAGSGRGLSSYPHPWLMPDFWEFPTVSMGLSPIMGIYQARFNRYLENRGLIDKSDSNVWVFLGDGEADEPETLGAITLASRENLDNLIFVINCNLQRLDGPVRGNGKIIQELEAVFRGAGWEVFKVIWGTDWDPLLEKDTRELLVERMGETVDGEYQKYVVESGDYIREKFFGAHPLLLNIVKNYTDEQLEKLARGGHDPAKVYAAYEKAAKTKGKPSVILAKTVKGYGLGESGEGRNITHQQKKLNEEELKNFRNRLRIPISDEQLTDVPFYKPPENSEEIRYLLERRKKLGGYTPSRINRATPLKKIPENIFSEYKSGSGERKAATTTAFVKMLSTLLKDKNIGRLIVPIVPDEARTFGMEPLFRQVGIYASEGQKYDPVDSDTLLYYREAKDGQILEEGITEAGAMSSFIAAGSAHITHGINSIPFFIFYSMFGLQRIGDLAWAAGDMRCKGFLIGGTSGRTTLAGEGLQHQDGNSHHFSYAFPTMQAYDPAFAYELAVIIREGMKRMYCDGEDVFYYITVMNEQYEQPAMPKGTAVAEGIMKGMYRFTKSKTHGKNARKAHLLGSGAIMNEAVKAAGILEKNYGVSTDVWSVTSYKELYRDAQETERWNRIHPFGKKKTSHIENCMKKETGVFVAASDYLKSLPSSISRKLPGRTVELGTDGFGRSDTREKLREFFEVDANNIAYAALWGLREEGGINDKTLEKAVKELKINPRKKDPMFMWAGVK, encoded by the coding sequence ATGCCCGACAAAAAAGCCGAAGAACAGATTGAAGACCGCGAGTGGACGGATTCTTTCAACGAAGTGGTGCGGAGCGAGGGGAAAGACAGAGCGTCCCGCCTGCTGGGGCGTCTTCAAACCTATGCCGCGCGCAACGGCGTGAACATTCCCTACGCGGCGAACACGCCTTACATAAACACCATTCCGCCGGACCGCCAGCCGCAGTTTCCGGGAGACCGTGAAATTGAGCGGCGAATTAAAAACATCATCCGCTGGAACGCGATGGCGATGGTCGTGAGAGCGAACCGCCTTGAAGAAGGGATCGGCGGGCATATCTCAACATACGCTTCGGCGGCGACTCTGCTTGAAGTTGCGTTCAACCATTTTCTCAAAGCGGGAGACCACGGGGACATGATTTATTTTCAAGGTCATTCTTCGCCCGGAATATACGCGCGCGCTTTTCTTGAGGGCAGAATTTCGCTTGAACAGATGAAAAATTTCCGGCGCGAAGCCGGAAGCGGCAGAGGGCTGTCATCGTATCCGCACCCGTGGCTTATGCCGGACTTCTGGGAATTTCCGACCGTTTCCATGGGGCTTTCCCCGATTATGGGGATCTATCAGGCGCGTTTCAACAGGTATCTGGAAAACAGGGGGCTGATAGATAAATCAGACTCCAATGTGTGGGTTTTTCTTGGAGACGGCGAAGCGGACGAACCGGAAACACTCGGCGCGATAACGCTCGCGTCCCGCGAAAATCTGGACAACTTGATATTCGTAATCAACTGCAACCTCCAGCGGCTTGACGGGCCCGTGAGAGGAAACGGGAAAATAATTCAGGAACTGGAAGCCGTTTTTCGCGGTGCGGGCTGGGAGGTTTTCAAAGTGATATGGGGAACGGACTGGGACCCGCTTCTTGAAAAAGACACACGGGAACTGCTTGTTGAGCGCATGGGCGAAACCGTGGACGGCGAATATCAGAAATATGTTGTGGAAAGCGGCGATTACATACGCGAAAAATTTTTCGGCGCACATCCTTTGCTTCTGAACATCGTAAAAAATTATACCGATGAGCAACTGGAAAAACTCGCGCGCGGCGGGCACGACCCCGCAAAGGTTTACGCCGCGTATGAAAAAGCGGCTAAAACAAAGGGCAAACCGTCGGTAATTCTCGCGAAAACCGTAAAGGGCTACGGGCTTGGAGAAAGCGGAGAGGGGCGCAACATCACACACCAGCAGAAAAAACTGAACGAAGAGGAATTGAAAAATTTCAGAAACCGCTTGCGCATTCCCATATCGGACGAACAGCTCACGGATGTGCCTTTCTACAAACCGCCCGAAAACAGCGAAGAAATCCGCTATCTGCTTGAAAGAAGAAAAAAACTCGGCGGCTACACGCCTTCAAGAATCAACAGGGCGACTCCGTTGAAAAAAATCCCCGAAAATATATTTTCCGAATATAAAAGCGGTTCGGGCGAGCGCAAAGCCGCCACAACAACGGCTTTTGTGAAAATGCTTTCCACTCTCCTCAAAGATAAAAACATCGGGCGGCTAATTGTGCCTATTGTGCCGGACGAAGCGCGCACTTTCGGAATGGAACCGCTTTTCCGTCAGGTCGGCATATACGCAAGCGAGGGACAGAAATACGATCCTGTGGACTCGGACACGCTTCTTTACTACCGGGAGGCGAAAGACGGGCAGATTTTGGAAGAGGGAATAACGGAAGCGGGTGCAATGTCGTCATTCATCGCGGCGGGAAGCGCGCACATAACACACGGAATCAACTCCATTCCGTTTTTCATTTTTTATTCAATGTTCGGGTTGCAGAGAATTGGCGACCTCGCCTGGGCCGCGGGCGATATGAGGTGCAAAGGTTTTCTTATCGGCGGCACTTCGGGACGCACAACACTTGCCGGAGAGGGGTTACAGCATCAGGACGGCAACAGTCACCATTTTTCCTACGCTTTTCCCACAATGCAGGCGTATGACCCGGCTTTCGCGTATGAACTCGCCGTGATTATCCGCGAGGGAATGAAAAGAATGTATTGCGACGGAGAAGATGTTTTTTACTACATCACGGTTATGAATGAGCAATACGAACAGCCCGCGATGCCAAAGGGAACCGCCGTTGCCGAAGGCATAATGAAGGGCATGTACAGGTTCACGAAATCAAAAACGCACGGAAAAAACGCACGGAAAGCGCATTTGCTCGGTAGCGGGGCAATAATGAACGAAGCGGTAAAAGCGGCGGGAATTCTGGAGAAAAATTACGGCGTTTCCACGGATGTGTGGAGCGTAACAAGTTACAAGGAGTTGTACAGAGACGCTCAGGAAACCGAAAGGTGGAACAGAATTCATCCTTTTGGAAAAAAGAAAACATCGCATATTGAGAACTGCATGAAAAAAGAAACCGGTGTTTTTGTGGCGGCTTCGGACTATTTGAAATCGTTGCCGTCCTCCATTTCGCGCAAACTTCCCGGGCGGACGGTTGAACTCGGAACGGACGGCTTCGGCAGAAGCGACACGCGGGAGAAACTCAGGGAATTCTTTGAGGTTGACGCGAACAACATCGCCTACGCCGCGCTTTGGGGGCTCAGGGAGGAAGGCGGAATAAACGACAAAACACTTGAAAAGGCGGTCAAGGAACTTAAAATAAATCCGCGCAAAAAAGACCCGATGTTTATGTGGGCGGGCGTCAAATGA